From a region of the Chitinophaga caseinilytica genome:
- the dprA gene encoding DNA-processing protein DprA: MPTETQCRIALSFIPQVGDVVARHLVEHFGDAASIFSAPRRELERIATVGPSRADAIRQFKDFSRTDLEIRFLERQGVRPVFWTDPDYPARLRHCWDAPVLLYTRGRPDLQAPRILGVVGTRRPTPYGIECCRSLIAGLAPLQVTIVSGLAYGIDVAAHQAAIEAGLPTIGVLAHGLDRIYPSRHARIARQMEEQGGLLTDFPSGTALNRMHFPRRNRIVAGCCDGILVAESGISGGSLITAGLANDYNRDVLAVPGRIGDTASEGCLALIRQNRAALITSAADIAEALNWRDPAVSAPPAVQSALFHDLTAEQRLILETLGATRLSLDEIQYRSGIPRSQVTEGMLALEMMGVVRALPGYTFQQMAR; this comes from the coding sequence ATGCCAACCGAAACCCAATGCCGCATCGCGCTTAGCTTCATTCCACAGGTCGGTGACGTTGTGGCCCGCCACCTCGTCGAACATTTCGGCGACGCCGCCTCCATCTTCTCCGCGCCCCGCCGCGAGCTCGAACGCATCGCCACCGTAGGGCCGTCCCGCGCGGACGCCATCCGGCAATTTAAAGACTTCTCCCGCACCGATCTGGAAATCCGCTTCCTCGAGCGCCAGGGCGTCCGCCCCGTATTCTGGACAGACCCCGATTACCCCGCCCGCCTCCGCCATTGCTGGGACGCGCCCGTTCTTCTCTACACCCGCGGCCGGCCCGACCTGCAAGCCCCCCGCATATTGGGCGTAGTAGGCACCCGCCGGCCCACGCCTTACGGCATCGAATGCTGCAGGTCGCTCATCGCGGGCCTCGCTCCCCTCCAGGTCACCATCGTCAGCGGGCTCGCCTATGGGATAGACGTGGCCGCCCACCAGGCTGCCATCGAAGCCGGTTTGCCCACCATCGGCGTGCTGGCCCACGGGCTCGACCGTATCTATCCATCCCGCCACGCCCGCATCGCACGGCAGATGGAGGAACAGGGCGGTTTACTCACCGATTTCCCCAGCGGAACGGCCCTCAACCGGATGCACTTCCCCCGCCGCAACCGCATCGTGGCGGGTTGCTGCGACGGCATCCTCGTCGCGGAAAGCGGCATCTCCGGCGGCTCGCTCATCACGGCCGGCCTCGCCAATGATTACAACCGCGATGTACTGGCCGTTCCCGGCCGCATCGGCGACACCGCATCCGAAGGCTGCCTCGCCCTCATCCGCCAGAACCGGGCGGCACTGATCACTTCTGCCGCAGACATCGCCGAGGCCCTGAACTGGCGGGATCCCGCCGTATCCGCCCCGCCGGCCGTCCAATCCGCCCTTTTCCACGACCTCACGGCCGAACAGCGGCTGATCCTCGAAACCCTGGGCGCAACACGCCTCAGTCTCGATGAAATCCAATACAGGAGCGGCATTCCGCGGTCTCAGGTAACAGAAGGCATGCTGGCGCTGGAAATGATGGGCGTAGTACGGGCCTTGCCGGGCTACACATTCCAGCAGATGGCCCGCTGA
- a CDS encoding SDR family oxidoreductase, which produces MKTGKTALITGATAGFGEACAERFAREGYRLIVTGRRKERLAALQQKLEEGFGAEVMPLEFDVRSREAVTAALESLPDNWRQIDVLVNNAGLALDLSTIDEGNVDDWETMIDTNVKGLLYVSRTVIPWMKARKSGHIINIGSTAAKIVYAKGNVYCATKAAVDALSQGMRIDLLPYGIKVTAVHPGAAETEFSLVRFKGDESRAKDVYTGFQPLKAEDVADVVWYCASLPAHVCINDLVVTATAQANAYYTFK; this is translated from the coding sequence ATGAAGACTGGAAAAACCGCACTCATTACCGGCGCTACCGCCGGGTTCGGAGAAGCCTGCGCAGAAAGGTTCGCGCGGGAAGGATATCGCCTGATCGTTACCGGCAGAAGAAAGGAAAGGCTGGCCGCCCTGCAACAGAAGCTGGAAGAAGGTTTCGGGGCGGAAGTAATGCCACTGGAATTCGACGTCCGGTCCCGGGAGGCCGTTACCGCCGCGCTGGAAAGCCTGCCAGACAACTGGCGGCAGATCGATGTGCTGGTGAACAATGCCGGCCTTGCGCTCGACCTTTCCACCATCGACGAAGGGAATGTGGACGATTGGGAAACGATGATCGACACGAACGTGAAGGGGCTTTTATACGTGAGCCGCACCGTGATCCCCTGGATGAAAGCACGGAAAAGCGGGCACATCATCAACATCGGTTCTACCGCCGCCAAGATCGTTTATGCCAAAGGGAATGTGTATTGTGCCACCAAAGCGGCCGTTGACGCGCTGTCGCAGGGCATGCGGATCGATCTGCTGCCTTACGGGATCAAGGTGACGGCGGTGCACCCCGGAGCCGCGGAAACCGAGTTCTCGCTCGTGCGCTTCAAAGGCGATGAAAGTCGCGCCAAAGACGTTTACACTGGTTTTCAACCGCTTAAAGCGGAAGATGTGGCGGATGTGGTTTGGTATTGCGCTTCCCTGCCGGCGCATGTCTGCATCAACGACCTCGTGGTGACCGCAACGGCGCAGGCGAACGCTTATTATACCTTCAAATAA
- a CDS encoding DUF1569 domain-containing protein, with translation MEILFPLAQADVLLPLLERLAPDTQPRWGNMNAQRMIEHLDGILQFSVSDKPAPVITPEEKLPHLLQWLRTDKPLSRGISSPVANEGPLLHPDLLTATNHLLASLQEFFRHYSENPSHQAIHVFFGPIGYEDWLRFHQKHFRHHFTQFGLLDE, from the coding sequence ATGGAAATACTTTTCCCGCTCGCACAAGCCGATGTGCTCCTCCCCCTGCTGGAACGACTCGCTCCCGATACGCAACCGCGCTGGGGAAACATGAACGCTCAGCGAATGATAGAACATCTCGACGGAATCTTACAGTTTTCCGTCAGCGATAAACCCGCCCCCGTCATTACACCCGAAGAAAAACTGCCGCATTTACTGCAATGGCTGCGGACAGACAAACCGCTGTCGCGCGGAATAAGCAGCCCTGTAGCTAACGAAGGGCCATTGCTGCATCCGGATTTATTGACCGCCACAAACCACCTGCTGGCATCATTGCAGGAATTTTTTCGGCATTATTCGGAGAACCCTTCTCACCAGGCGATCCATGTTTTCTTCGGACCGATCGGGTATGAGGATTGGCTGCGTTTCCATCAGAAACACTTCCGGCACCACTTCACCCAATTCGGTTTGCTGGACGAATGA
- a CDS encoding alpha/beta hydrolase, with amino-acid sequence MWKTFDNGGQEGAYWTEGQGDAVLLLHGFAEDHSVWEHQTAYLRAHYRVIVPDLPGTGRSNITSPLSMESMATFAWRVLQAEGLGSAVVIGHSMGGYVALAFAEAYPDAVEGLGLFSSTARPDTEEKREGRRKSIRIMQQYGVESFVKQLLPNMFAAGFRNSQAARVENYMDQAVKIPLATMIGYYEAMIARPDRTAVLSSIRKPVFFFVGKEDQAVPLENSMSQVVLPSTASIQIFDHVGHMGMLEVFEESSLLLHQFITFCQHGE; translated from the coding sequence ATGTGGAAAACATTCGATAACGGAGGACAGGAAGGCGCGTATTGGACGGAAGGCCAGGGCGACGCGGTGCTTTTGTTGCACGGTTTCGCGGAAGACCATTCCGTTTGGGAGCATCAGACCGCCTATCTCCGCGCGCATTACCGGGTGATCGTCCCGGACCTCCCCGGCACAGGGCGCTCCAACATCACATCGCCGCTCAGCATGGAAAGCATGGCCACGTTCGCGTGGCGGGTATTGCAGGCCGAAGGGCTCGGCAGTGCCGTCGTGATCGGGCATTCCATGGGCGGATACGTAGCCCTCGCATTCGCCGAAGCCTATCCCGATGCGGTGGAAGGCCTCGGGCTCTTCAGCTCCACCGCCCGGCCGGATACCGAAGAAAAACGGGAAGGCCGCCGCAAGTCTATCCGGATCATGCAACAATACGGCGTCGAATCTTTCGTGAAACAATTGCTTCCCAATATGTTCGCCGCGGGCTTCCGGAACTCGCAGGCCGCCAGGGTAGAGAATTACATGGACCAGGCCGTCAAAATACCCTTGGCCACCATGATCGGGTATTACGAAGCCATGATCGCCCGGCCAGACAGGACCGCCGTACTGTCATCCATCCGGAAACCGGTATTTTTCTTCGTCGGGAAGGAAGACCAGGCCGTTCCCCTGGAAAACAGCATGAGCCAGGTGGTACTTCCATCCACCGCCAGCATCCAGATTTTCGACCACGTCGGGCATATGGGTATGCTGGAAGTGTTCGAAGAAAGCAGTTTGCTGCTGCATCAATTCATTACTTTTTGCCAACACGGCGAATAA
- a CDS encoding gliding motility-associated C-terminal domain-containing protein: protein MGKFVSLLIFLACFLSCTVNAYHIIGGEIFYRHLGINPNNGAHRYRIIMKLYRDGDFVCGTRQGCLDYFENPVPFSIFTATGRRLGVPRLLTIAHTASIRDTLKNPCLAPQTIYLEVAFYESEVIELPEIDGGYYVTYQRCCRGEALTNIYNSEREGSNFYTWIPGLGSRPENNSAFFDIEEAPVICAGLPLRYNYRATDPDGDSLTYSLCNALTGGSTRANETAASPPPYNSYVSYIPPYTGANPMGGNPQLSIDNNGLITGTPNRSGKFVVSVCVSEWDRRTKRLLGTHQKDILITVYNCATRITASTPSTLYHCNDSLGMRVPITNNSVAGYTSRFLWYFSDGTDTITDSRNIFFKTFADTGVYTVKLVVNPGLPCTDSTTGRIFNYPGLRTGFTVQGVCRENPVFFTDTSTYRNGVITRRQWDFGVPGTDNDTSSLTAPLYRYANGDVYTIRLHIQTNRGCDATVTKNFRLYEVRPFAGNDTILARGQPLRLNGQGGEIYRWSPGTGLDNPDVADPMLNWNEEITFRLRVSNPQGCVGFDDINVKYYTGPEFYIPNAFSPNGDGNNDFFRFIPVGIKEYYYFRIFNRWGELVYNSLEFRKGWDGTYKGKPAAIDTYLWILEGLDLNGVKISKKGTVTLLR, encoded by the coding sequence ATGGGCAAATTTGTATCGCTCCTCATCTTTCTGGCCTGTTTCCTGAGCTGCACTGTGAACGCGTACCACATTATCGGTGGGGAAATATTTTATCGTCATCTCGGCATCAACCCCAACAACGGGGCGCACCGCTACCGGATCATCATGAAGCTGTACCGGGACGGGGATTTCGTGTGCGGCACCCGGCAAGGCTGCCTGGATTATTTCGAGAACCCGGTCCCCTTTTCCATCTTTACAGCCACCGGCAGGCGGTTGGGCGTTCCGCGGCTGCTCACCATCGCCCACACCGCTTCCATCCGCGACACCCTTAAAAACCCCTGTCTTGCCCCGCAAACGATATACCTCGAAGTCGCCTTTTACGAAAGCGAGGTCATCGAGCTCCCGGAAATCGACGGCGGATATTACGTCACGTACCAACGGTGTTGCCGGGGCGAAGCACTCACCAATATCTACAACTCCGAACGCGAAGGTTCCAATTTCTACACCTGGATCCCCGGCCTGGGAAGCCGCCCGGAAAACAACAGCGCCTTTTTCGACATCGAAGAAGCACCCGTCATCTGCGCCGGCCTTCCCCTGAGATATAACTACCGCGCTACCGACCCCGACGGCGACAGTCTCACCTATTCCCTCTGCAACGCCCTCACCGGAGGCAGCACCCGCGCCAACGAAACGGCCGCCTCACCTCCACCCTACAATTCCTACGTCAGTTACATTCCACCATATACCGGCGCCAACCCCATGGGCGGCAATCCGCAGCTCAGTATCGACAACAACGGCCTCATCACCGGCACGCCCAACCGGTCGGGCAAATTCGTGGTCTCCGTCTGCGTTTCGGAATGGGACCGGCGCACGAAACGATTGCTGGGGACGCATCAAAAAGATATTCTCATCACCGTTTATAATTGCGCCACCCGCATCACCGCATCCACCCCATCGACGCTGTACCATTGCAACGACTCCCTCGGCATGCGCGTCCCCATCACCAACAACAGCGTGGCGGGATATACTTCGCGCTTCCTCTGGTATTTCAGCGACGGGACCGACACCATTACCGACTCGCGGAACATCTTCTTCAAAACCTTCGCCGACACCGGTGTATATACCGTGAAACTGGTCGTGAACCCCGGGCTCCCGTGTACAGACAGCACTACCGGCCGCATCTTCAACTACCCGGGGCTGCGCACGGGATTCACCGTGCAGGGCGTCTGCCGCGAAAACCCCGTCTTTTTTACGGATACTTCGACTTACCGGAATGGCGTGATCACCCGCCGGCAGTGGGATTTCGGGGTGCCCGGAACAGACAACGACACATCGAGCCTCACGGCACCGCTGTACCGGTACGCTAACGGTGACGTATATACGATAAGACTGCACATCCAGACCAACCGCGGGTGCGACGCCACCGTCACGAAAAACTTCCGGTTGTATGAAGTGAGACCATTTGCGGGGAACGATACCATCCTCGCCAGGGGACAGCCTTTGCGGCTGAACGGACAGGGTGGGGAAATTTACCGGTGGTCTCCCGGAACGGGGCTCGACAATCCGGACGTGGCCGATCCGATGCTGAACTGGAACGAGGAAATCACGTTCCGGCTGCGCGTCAGTAATCCGCAGGGCTGCGTCGGGTTCGACGATATCAATGTCAAATATTACACCGGCCCGGAATTCTATATTCCCAACGCTTTTTCGCCGAACGGCGATGGCAACAACGATTTCTTCCGGTTCATTCCCGTGGGGATCAAGGAATATTACTATTTCCGGATCTTCAACCGGTGGGGCGAGCTCGTCTATAATTCGCTCGAATTCCGGAAGGGATGGGACGGTACCTACAAAGGCAAGCCAGCCGCGATCGACACGTATCTCTGGATTTTGGAAGGCCTGGACCTGAACGGGGTCAAGATTTCCAAAAAAGGGACCGTAACTTTGCTTCGCTAA
- a CDS encoding OmpA family protein → MLEPASATELDKLVDFLRENATLQVEISGHTDNVGSDADNLLLSQNRAKSVVDYLAQHGIAATRLKAKGYGETKPLESNDSDAGRAQNRRTELKIISLQ, encoded by the coding sequence GTGCTGGAACCCGCTTCTGCCACCGAACTGGACAAACTCGTCGATTTCCTCCGCGAAAACGCGACCTTGCAGGTCGAAATCAGCGGGCACACCGATAATGTCGGCAGCGATGCCGATAACCTGCTGCTTTCCCAAAATCGCGCAAAATCGGTGGTCGACTACCTGGCGCAACATGGCATAGCCGCCACCAGGCTGAAAGCCAAAGGTTATGGCGAAACGAAGCCGTTGGAAAGCAACGATTCCGATGCCGGACGCGCGCAAAACAGAAGAACGGAACTCAAAATCATCAGCTTACAGTAA
- a CDS encoding sialidase family protein: MQRYFIFLFITAMAAGCGQQQGFRAGGEHILSDTNKLASCTHISHDAAGRLIVSWVEQEPGSDEGSLWYAVSEDGGEHFGQAVPVTTATGISPQPENMPKIVFRKNREAIAMFGTRNPDPRNKYAGKVWYVRSSDGGKNWQPAVPLVTDTAGYDQRYFDMSPLPDGNVACVWLDNRKDHPLEGSTLFIATSGQQGFERPRPLVQTVCQCCRTSLYTDPQGGLHVAFRDIIHDTIRDMVHMYSKDGGATFTQPVRISADNWAVNGCPHTGPTMTSNRSGLHFAWFTMGGGQGVFYGKSINNGISFSSRESISAKPTAKHPQLVSASNGDLLLAWDEPSDTTTNRIGFVHKSPEGKTLSTGYLTGEGEQSVFPVMKPVAEKTVAVAYRKRVRGKEMICVRRVDWD; this comes from the coding sequence ATGCAACGATACTTTATTTTCTTATTCATCACCGCTATGGCAGCTGGTTGCGGGCAGCAGCAGGGATTCCGGGCGGGAGGGGAGCACATCCTTTCCGACACGAACAAACTCGCTTCCTGCACGCATATTTCGCACGACGCGGCCGGCCGGCTCATCGTGAGCTGGGTGGAACAGGAACCCGGTAGCGACGAAGGCTCGCTCTGGTACGCAGTTTCGGAAGACGGGGGCGAACATTTCGGTCAAGCCGTTCCCGTAACTACCGCTACCGGCATTTCGCCGCAACCTGAAAATATGCCGAAGATCGTGTTCCGGAAAAACAGGGAAGCGATCGCGATGTTCGGCACCCGTAACCCCGATCCGCGCAACAAATACGCCGGCAAAGTATGGTACGTCCGCTCTTCCGACGGCGGTAAAAATTGGCAACCAGCCGTGCCTTTGGTGACGGATACGGCGGGGTACGATCAGCGGTATTTCGACATGTCGCCATTACCAGACGGGAATGTGGCGTGCGTTTGGCTGGATAACCGGAAAGACCATCCCCTCGAAGGTTCCACATTGTTCATCGCAACTTCCGGGCAACAGGGCTTCGAGCGGCCGCGCCCCCTCGTGCAAACGGTTTGCCAATGCTGCCGCACATCCCTCTACACCGATCCGCAGGGCGGCCTTCACGTCGCGTTCCGCGACATCATCCACGACACCATCCGCGATATGGTGCATATGTATTCCAAAGACGGCGGCGCAACATTTACCCAACCAGTGCGGATCAGTGCAGACAATTGGGCGGTGAACGGTTGTCCGCACACCGGTCCTACGATGACCAGCAACCGCAGCGGACTGCATTTCGCGTGGTTTACGATGGGCGGCGGACAGGGCGTTTTCTACGGAAAATCCATCAACAACGGGATCAGTTTTTCCAGCCGCGAAAGCATCAGCGCCAAACCAACGGCCAAACATCCGCAACTCGTATCCGCATCCAACGGCGATCTGCTATTGGCCTGGGACGAACCTTCCGATACCACGACGAACCGCATTGGCTTCGTGCATAAATCCCCCGAAGGCAAAACCCTGTCAACGGGCTACCTTACCGGCGAAGGCGAGCAATCCGTATTCCCCGTCATGAAACCGGTGGCGGAAAAAACGGTGGCGGTGGCGTACCGGAAAAGGGTCAGGGGGAAGGAAATGATTTGTGTGAGAAGGGTGGATTGGGATTGA
- the guaB gene encoding IMP dehydrogenase gives MPAGKSKEKFVADGLTFDDVLLVPAYSEVLPREVNISTQLTKNLRINIPMVSAAMDTVTEATLAIALAREGGIGILHKNMSIEKQAELVRKVKRSESGLILDPVTLSADSTIGQALRLMRDNGISGIPIVDGDKKLIGILTNRDLRFEKHNTKRLISEVMTKDNLVTAPEGTDMKKAEKILQQHRIEKLPVVNKQGKLVGLITYRDILQLQSFPASAKDNYGRLLVGAALGITPDLQDRAAALLHEGVDVVTLDSAHGHSIYVLEALKKLKKAFPKLQVIGGNVATAEGALALAAAGADAVKVGVGPGSICTTRVVTGAGFPQLSAVMNAAQALKKAGIPVIADGGIRYTGDMVKALAAGASTIMAGSIFAGVEESPGETIIYEGRKFKSYRGMGSIEAMAEGSKDRYFQDVEADIKKLVPEGIVGRVPYKGTLSEVVQQFVGGLRAGMGYVGAKDIKALQDAQFVKITSATVKENHPHDVVITKEAPNYSR, from the coding sequence ATGCCTGCGGGAAAATCCAAAGAGAAATTTGTAGCTGACGGTCTCACCTTCGATGATGTTTTACTGGTGCCTGCCTACTCAGAAGTGCTGCCCAGAGAAGTGAACATCTCCACTCAACTCACCAAGAACCTTCGTATCAACATCCCCATGGTCTCTGCCGCCATGGATACCGTAACGGAAGCCACCCTCGCCATCGCTTTGGCTCGGGAAGGCGGTATCGGCATCCTGCACAAGAACATGAGCATCGAGAAACAGGCGGAACTGGTAAGAAAAGTGAAACGCAGCGAGAGCGGCCTCATCCTCGACCCGGTTACCCTCAGCGCAGACTCCACCATTGGCCAGGCATTGCGCCTCATGCGGGATAACGGCATCAGCGGCATCCCCATCGTAGACGGCGATAAAAAACTCATCGGGATCCTCACCAACCGCGATCTCCGCTTCGAAAAACATAATACCAAACGCCTCATCAGCGAGGTGATGACGAAAGACAACCTCGTGACCGCTCCCGAAGGAACGGACATGAAGAAAGCCGAAAAAATCCTCCAGCAGCACCGCATCGAAAAACTCCCCGTAGTCAATAAACAGGGTAAACTGGTAGGGCTCATCACTTACCGCGACATCCTCCAGCTGCAAAGCTTTCCCGCTTCGGCCAAAGATAACTACGGCCGCCTGCTCGTAGGCGCCGCCCTCGGCATCACGCCCGACCTGCAAGACCGTGCAGCCGCATTGCTCCATGAAGGTGTGGACGTGGTTACGCTCGACAGTGCGCATGGCCACTCCATCTACGTGCTCGAAGCCCTGAAGAAACTGAAAAAGGCATTCCCGAAACTGCAGGTGATCGGCGGTAACGTAGCAACGGCCGAAGGCGCCCTCGCCCTGGCAGCTGCCGGTGCAGACGCCGTGAAAGTAGGCGTTGGCCCCGGTTCCATTTGCACCACCCGCGTAGTGACCGGCGCCGGCTTCCCGCAGCTTTCCGCTGTGATGAACGCCGCCCAGGCCCTCAAGAAAGCCGGCATCCCGGTGATCGCAGACGGCGGTATCCGTTACACCGGCGACATGGTGAAAGCCCTCGCCGCAGGCGCTTCCACCATCATGGCCGGCTCCATCTTCGCCGGTGTGGAAGAAAGCCCCGGAGAAACCATCATCTACGAAGGCCGTAAATTCAAATCCTACCGCGGCATGGGCTCCATCGAGGCCATGGCGGAAGGTTCCAAAGACCGCTACTTCCAGGATGTGGAAGCGGATATCAAAAAACTCGTTCCCGAAGGCATCGTGGGCCGCGTTCCCTACAAAGGCACCCTTTCCGAAGTGGTACAGCAATTCGTAGGCGGCCTCCGCGCAGGTATGGGTTACGTAGGCGCCAAAGACATCAAGGCCCTGCAAGACGCGCAGTTCGTGAAGATCACTTCCGCTACCGTAAAGGAAAACCACCCGCACGACGTAGTGATCACCAAAGAAGCGCCCAATTACAGCCGCTAA
- a CDS encoding 5'-nucleotidase, lipoprotein e(P4) family, protein MRYLGFLLLIFFAACKTAGPVASGAQGQVGPWVSGPAWAALWQQRSGEYRALCLQAYRAAGDRVEVMRHQQTLRPRAIVTDIDETVLDNSPYSAAVALAGRSWSQASWEEWTKKAAAEPVPGSVEFFRFAAESGFTIYYITNRLESERAATLKNLQRCGFPQADNEHLLMSSGNSDKEPRRQEVARKYEIAMLVGDNLNDFSDVFYRQPSDARNAKVDEVRQELGSRYIMIPNAMYGDWLSALVPKGARADSALRSALRVE, encoded by the coding sequence ATGCGATACCTTGGTTTTTTACTGTTGATATTTTTTGCGGCGTGCAAAACGGCGGGCCCGGTTGCTTCAGGTGCGCAGGGGCAGGTGGGGCCATGGGTTTCGGGCCCGGCCTGGGCGGCCTTGTGGCAGCAGCGGTCGGGGGAATACCGGGCATTGTGCCTGCAGGCGTACCGTGCGGCGGGCGACAGGGTGGAAGTGATGCGGCATCAGCAAACGCTTCGTCCGCGTGCGATCGTGACGGATATCGACGAAACGGTGCTGGACAACAGTCCGTATTCCGCGGCCGTGGCGTTGGCGGGCAGGAGTTGGTCGCAGGCCTCGTGGGAGGAGTGGACGAAGAAGGCGGCGGCGGAGCCGGTGCCGGGATCGGTGGAATTTTTCAGGTTCGCGGCGGAGAGCGGGTTTACGATCTATTATATTACGAACAGGCTGGAAAGTGAGCGTGCGGCGACGTTGAAGAATTTGCAGCGGTGCGGGTTCCCGCAGGCGGATAATGAACATTTGCTCATGTCGTCGGGGAATTCGGATAAGGAGCCGCGGCGGCAGGAAGTGGCGCGCAAGTATGAAATTGCGATGTTGGTGGGAGATAATCTGAATGATTTCTCGGATGTTTTCTACCGCCAGCCTTCGGATGCCCGAAACGCGAAAGTGGATGAGGTGCGCCAGGAATTGGGGAGTCGTTACATTATGATCCCGAACGCGATGTACGGCGATTGGCTGAGTGCTTTGGTACCGAAAGGTGCGCGGGCAGACAGTGCACTGCGTAGTGCATTGCGGGTGGAGTAA
- the lnt gene encoding apolipoprotein N-acyltransferase gives MNAILQKRSALLLSILSGLLLWAAWPTSSLTFLIFIAFVPLLAMSDRMTERPAAYFGLLFLAFWIWNTATTWWVGNTTVPASGIFANAFNALLMTIPWMCYRTTRLRAGRATGYFALAVYWMTFEYIHQHWELSWPWLTLGNAFAMYPQWVEWYEYLGTEGGSWWILIVNILAYRAILQYRSTFKFSAILAPALAILIPTVASFLVSGDKNVPADTKIVVVQPNIDPYDEKFARGAAEEQLRKLIGLTAQKTDSSTRFIIWPETALFPSGAWEHDLNVQPEVLAIRDFLRRFPKASLISGAATYRQYTVTDEIPSTARHASEGNYWYDAFNSSIQIDTSANVQVYHKARLVPGVELTPYMRYLPFMKKLALDMGGISGSYGLTPGVPLFTNPDCNVYTAICYESVYGSFVAEKVREGAQLLVVVTNDGWWGNTAGHRQHLHYARLRAIETRRWVARSANTGISALISPQGQITESLPYWEPGVIAGMVSCSAEQTFYVKNCGYIAFAPVIFCILLLLYTIVLRVTRKKNVENIR, from the coding sequence ATGAATGCAATCCTGCAAAAACGCAGTGCCCTGCTGCTCAGTATCCTTTCCGGCCTCCTGCTATGGGCGGCCTGGCCCACTTCCTCCCTTACCTTCCTGATCTTCATCGCGTTCGTTCCCCTGCTGGCCATGAGCGACCGTATGACCGAGCGCCCCGCCGCCTACTTCGGCCTCCTTTTCCTCGCGTTCTGGATCTGGAACACCGCCACCACCTGGTGGGTCGGCAACACCACCGTTCCCGCCAGCGGCATTTTCGCCAATGCGTTCAACGCCCTGCTCATGACCATCCCCTGGATGTGCTACCGCACCACCCGCCTCCGCGCAGGCCGTGCCACAGGGTATTTCGCACTGGCGGTTTACTGGATGACGTTCGAATATATTCACCAGCACTGGGAGCTCAGCTGGCCCTGGCTCACCCTCGGCAACGCATTCGCCATGTACCCGCAATGGGTGGAATGGTACGAATACCTGGGAACGGAAGGCGGATCGTGGTGGATCCTCATCGTCAACATCCTGGCGTACCGCGCCATCCTCCAATACCGCAGCACGTTCAAATTCAGCGCGATCCTTGCCCCGGCGCTCGCCATCCTTATACCCACCGTCGCTTCTTTCCTTGTTTCGGGGGATAAAAATGTGCCCGCCGATACGAAGATCGTTGTCGTGCAGCCGAACATCGACCCGTACGACGAGAAATTCGCGCGTGGCGCGGCGGAAGAACAGCTCCGCAAACTGATCGGCCTCACCGCGCAAAAAACCGATTCGTCGACCCGCTTCATCATCTGGCCGGAAACGGCGCTTTTCCCGTCCGGCGCCTGGGAGCATGACCTGAACGTTCAGCCGGAAGTATTGGCCATCCGCGATTTTCTCCGGCGTTTCCCCAAAGCCAGCCTCATTTCCGGCGCGGCTACTTACCGGCAATACACGGTGACGGACGAAATCCCTTCCACCGCGCGCCACGCTTCAGAAGGCAACTACTGGTACGACGCGTTCAATTCCAGCATCCAGATCGATACCTCGGCCAACGTACAGGTATATCATAAAGCCCGGCTGGTACCCGGTGTGGAACTGACGCCCTACATGCGGTATCTCCCTTTCATGAAAAAGCTCGCGCTCGATATGGGCGGCATTTCAGGTAGTTATGGACTGACGCCCGGGGTGCCGCTGTTCACCAATCCTGACTGCAATGTTTACACCGCCATTTGCTACGAATCCGTCTACGGCAGCTTTGTGGCGGAAAAAGTGCGGGAAGGCGCGCAATTGTTGGTTGTAGTGACGAACGACGGATGGTGGGGCAATACCGCCGGGCACCGGCAGCACCTGCATTATGCCCGCCTTCGCGCCATCGAAACGCGGAGATGGGTAGCCCGCAGCGCCAATACGGGCATTTCCGCACTGATCTCGCCGCAGGGGCAGATCACGGAATCGCTGCCGTACTGGGAACCAGGCGTGATCGCAGGGATGGTGAGCTGCTCGGCCGAGCAGACCTTCTACGTGAAAAATTGCGGTTACATCGCATTCGCACCGGTGATCTTTTGTATCTTGCTATTGTTATACACGATTGTTTTACGGGTAACCAGGAAGAAAAATGTGGAAAACATTCGATAA